One genomic region from Nitrospirota bacterium encodes:
- a CDS encoding DUF370 domain-containing protein produces the protein MGPTLINVGFGNVVSASRVIAIVSPGSSPIKRMREEARDRGKLIDATQGRKTRAIIITDSDHVILSALQSETITQRFLSGGVTGDEGI, from the coding sequence ATGGGTCCGACGCTTATAAATGTCGGTTTTGGAAATGTTGTTTCCGCTTCAAGGGTTATAGCAATAGTTTCACCCGGTTCATCCCCGATTAAGCGCATGAGGGAAGAGGCAAGGGACAGGGGAAAGCTTATTGATGCAACACAGGGCAGGAAGACAAGGGCTATAATAATTACGGACAGCGACCACGTAATTTTATCGGCGCTCCAGTCAGAGACCATAACGCAGAGATTTTTATCCGGAGGCGTGACAGGTGACGAAGGAATCTAA